One window of the Pogoniulus pusillus isolate bPogPus1 chromosome 38, bPogPus1.pri, whole genome shotgun sequence genome contains the following:
- the CLDN25 gene encoding putative claudin-25: MAGSWQVKAQAGGMLLALFGWVSSCVTTFVPLWKNLNLELNEMEIWNMGLWQVCITQEEGAVECQAHASFLALPPELRISRLLMCLSNALGLLGCLLAALGLEGWRPCEDKPGLKRRLLLAGGAALGIAGMATLAPVSWVAYNTVLDYWDDTVPDIVPRWEFGEATFLGWFAGVFLAASGLLLACSTRPTRTTPPPVPACHQLPAAGGLAGGHHPHPKNADLVI, from the coding sequence ATGGCTGGGAGTTGGCAGGtgaaggcacaggcaggggggatgctgctggccctCTTTGGGTGGGTCTCCTCCTGTGTCACCACCTTCGTGCCCCTCTGGAAGAACCTCAACCTGGAGCTGAACGAGATGGAGATCTGGAACATGGGGCTCTGGCAGGTCTGCATCACCCAGGAGGAGGGGGCGGTCGAGTGCCAAGCTCATGCCTCCTTCCTGGCGCTGCCGCCTGAGCTGCGCATCTCCCGCCTCCTGATGTGCCTCTCCAatgcgctggggctgctgggctgcctccttgctgctctggggctggagggctggagaccCTGTGAGGACAAACCTGGGCTGAAGCGGCGGCTCCTGCTTGCCGGGGGAGCGGCACTCGGCATAGCAGGGATGGCCACCCTGGCACCGGTCTCCTGGGTCGCCTACAACACTGTCCTTGACTACTGGGATGACACCGTCCCCGACATCGTCCCTCGGTGGGAGTTTGGGGAGgccaccttcctgggctggTTCGCTGGGGTCTTCCTCGCCGCCAGCGGGCTGCTCCTCGCCTGCAGCACCCGTCCCACGAGGACCACACCACCACCGGTCCCTGcctgccaccagctccctgcCGCAGGAGGCCTGGCTGGGGGCCACCACCCACACCCCAAAAATGCAGACCTGGTCATCTAG
- the LOC135191215 gene encoding G protein-activated inward rectifier potassium channel 4-like: MVLPCAHNSVVGGGGSDWLVPTEPRGRSNSIPPAQTPTAKHMLAYLPRPPTDTSQYGTFHQEPELPATPGTLAQDSWQQASTTTAKRSAQMPNYPSLPCRGVIVPSEPSLLLSRGSMATQYRPGDLPRCPPPAPRETGTHWNPLHALSVPNIPSSARGRTSARSSAAAAVPAPEGLPSRCRKLLEEDSPAVQAGKRQRQRYVTKVGKCQVNLGNIQEKKRFLSDIFTTIVDLKYRWFLFVFMMCYIITWVVFGTIYLFDAWVRGDVWHQGDPAWQPCIENVDGFISALLFSVESQRTIGYGSRMVTANCAEGVILLMAQSIVGSMIDALMVGCMFVKISRPKKRAQTLIFSKNCVISRRDEKLCLMFRVGDLRESHMVDAKIRAKLIKSRQTPEGEFIPLEQSELNLGYDTGEDRLFLVEPQIICHVIDCRSPFWDMSAESLRREQFEIIIILEGIVEATGMTCQARTSYTEDEILWGYRFEPCMSLEKGAFQVDYSRFELTFEVQTPVASAKELHELRELEQQEHSTLSLYWDHLLQPCVPLGTGPGPEALGGLSIPGSAVEGGRDERLQQGTAP, encoded by the exons ATGGTGCTTCCCTGCGCCCACAACAGCGTGGTCGGTGGTGgcggcagtgactggctggtgCCCACGGAGCCCCGCGGCCGCAGCAACTccattcccccagcacagaccccCACCGCCAAGCACATGCTGGCCTACCTGCCCCGGCCACCCACCGACACCAGCCAGTATGGCACCTTCCACCAAGAG CCTGAACTCCCAGCCACCCCTGGCACTCTGGCACAAGACAGCTGGCAGCAAGCCAGcaccaccactgccaagagAAGTGCCCAGATGCCAAACTACCCATCCTTGCCCTGCCGTGGGGTCATTGTCCCCAGCGAGCCATCCTTGCTGCTGAGCCGTGGCAGCATGGCGACCCAGTACCGTCCTGGTGATCTGCCCCGCTGCCCACCACCTGCCCCGCGAGAGACAGGCACCCACTGGAACCCACTGCATGCACTGAGCGTGCCCAACATCCCCAGCTCAGCGCGGGGCAGGACTTCTGCCCGCAGCAGCGCTGCcgctgctgtccctgccccaGAGGGGCTGCCAAGCCGCTGCCgcaagctgctggaggaggacagCCCAGCGGTCCAGGCTGGCAAGCGGCAACGGCAGCGCTATGTGACAAAGGTGGGCAAGTGCCAGGTGAACCTGGGCAACATCCAGGAGAAGAAGCGGTTCCTCTCGGACATCTTCACCACCATTGTGGACCTCAAGTACCGCTGGTTCCTCTTTGTCTTCATGATGTGCTACATCATCACCTGGGTGGTCTTTGGCACCATCTACCTCTTCGACGCTTGGGTGCGAGGTGACGTCTGGCACCAGGGCGATCCCGCGTGGCAGCCGTGCATCGAGAACGTGGACGGCTTCATCTCCGCCTTGCTCTTCTCAGTGGAAAGCCAGCGGACCATCGGCTACGGCTCCCGCATGGTGACGGCCAACTGTGCCGAGGGCGTCATCCTGCTGATGGCACAGTCCATCGTCGGCTCCATGATCGATGCCCTCATGGTGGGCTGCATGTTTGTCAAGATCTCCCGGCCCAAGAAGCGTGCCCAGACCCTCATCTTCAGCAAGAACTGCGTCATCTCGCGCCGCGATGAGAAGCTCTGCTTGATGTTCCGGGTCGGGGACCTGCGTGAGAGCCACATGGTGGACGCCAAGATCAGGGCCAAGCTGATCAAGTCCCGGCAGACGCCTGAGGGGGAGTTCATCCCCCTGGAGCAGTCAGAGCTGAACCTGGGCTACGACACAGGGGAGGATCGCCTCTTCCTGGTGGAGCCCCAGATCATCTGCCATGTCATCGACTGCCGCAGCCCCTTCTGGGACATGTCAGCCGAGTCGCTGCGCCGAGAGCAGTTCGAAATCATCATCATCCTCGAGGGCATCGTGGAAGCTACTG GAATGACGTGCCAAGCCCGCACCTCCTACACGGAGGACGAGATCCTCTGGGGGTACCGCTTCGAGCCCTGCATGTCCTTGGAGAAAGGAGCCTTCCAGGTGGACTACAGCCGCTTTGAGCTGACCTTCGAGGTGCAGACACCAGTGGCCAGCGCCAAGGAGCTGCATGAGCTgcgggagctggagcagcaggagcactccACACTCAGCCTCTACTGGgaccacctcctgcagccctgtgtcCCGCTGGGCACTGGGCCCGGTCCGGAGGCCTTGGGCGGGCTCAGCATCCCTGGCAGTGCCGTTGAGGGTGGCCGGGATGAGCGGCTGCAGCAGGGGACCGCACCTTGA
- the UBE4A gene encoding ubiquitin conjugation factor E4 A translates to MTDQENNNSISSNPFAALFGSIADAKHFAAVQKQQQQQLRQLRGDETSVSQDDSDNSVSESLDDCDYSVAEISRSFRSQRELCEQLNINHMIQRIFLITLDNSDPSMKSGNGIPARCVYLEEMAADLDDQDWLDMDNVEQALFTRLLLQEPGNHLIHMTSASTQNLSADRDAGERQILRYLYACFQRAREEITKVPENLLPFAVRCRNLTVSNTRTVLLTPEIYVSQNVYEQLVELMLEALRGAHFEDVTEFLELVIEALTMDEEVRTFGEVMVPVFDIVLGRIKDLDLCQILLYTYLDVLLYFTKQKDIAKVFAGYIQPKDPSNGQMYQKTLLGTILNISCLLRTPGLVESHGYFLNPSRSSPQEIKVQESNIHQFMAQFHEKIYQLLKNLLQLSPETKHRILSWLGNCLHANAGRTKIWANQMPEIFFQMYASDAFFLNLGAALLKLCQPFCKPSSPRLLTFNPTYCALKELNEEERRSKNVHMKGLEKETCLIPTTGEQEPEFANSYNLVTENLVLTQYTLHLGFHRLHDQMVKINQSLHRLQVAWREAQQSSSPAADGLREQFERLMTIYLSTKTAMTEPQMLQNCLNLQVSMAVLLVQLALGNHGTEPLPLSFPLPEVHHSALAYVPEFFADNLGDFFIFLRRFADDILETSADSLEHILHFVTVFMGDVDRMKNPHLRAKLAEVLEAVMPHLDPAQSPLVSSVFHRKRVFCSYPNAAQLAEALIRVFVDIEFTGDPHQFEQKFNYRRPMYPILRYMWGTDAYRQSIKALADYASENLEAMNPPLFLRFLNLLMNDAIFLLDEAIQYLSKIKVQQIEKDRGEWDGLSQEARREKESSLQMFGQLARFHNIMSNETIGTLAFLTSEIKSLFVHPFLAERIISMLNYFLQHLVGPKMGALKVKDFSEFDFKPQQLVSDICTIYLNLGDEENFCATVPKDGRSYSPMLFAQTVRVLKKINKPGNMIVSFSHLAERIKSLADRQQQEEETYADACDEFLDPIMSTLMSDPVILPSSRVTVDRSTIARHLLSDQTDPFNRSPLTMDQIRPNTELKEKIQQWLAERKKQKEEQEETLD, encoded by the exons ATGACCGACCAGGAGAACAACAACAGCATCTCCAGCAACCCCTTTGCCGCCCTCTTCGGCTCCATCGCCGACGCCAAGCACTTTGCCGCCgtccagaagcagcaacagcagcagctgcggcAGCTCAGAG GCGATGAGACATCGGTCAGCCAGGATGACTCTGACAACAGCGTCTCGGAGAGCCTGGATGACTGCGACTACTCGGTGGCAGAGATCAGCCGCTCGTTCCGCTCGCAGCGAGAGCTCTGCGAGCAACTCAACATCAACCACATGATCCAGAGGATCTTTCTCATCACCCTCGACAaca GCGACCCCAGCATGAAGAGTGGGAACGGGATCCCAGCACGCTGCGTCTACCTGGAGGAAATGGCAGCAGACCTGGACGACCAGGACTGGCTGGACATGGACAACGTGGAGCAG GCCCTGTTCAcccggctgctgctgcaggagcctggGAATCACCTGATCCACATGACCTCGGCTAGCACTCAGAACCTGTCTGCTGACCGCGACGCCGGAGAGAGGCAGATCCTGCGCTACCTCTACGCCTGCTTCCAGCGGGCAAGAGAAGAG ATAACCAAGGTGCCAGAGAACCTGCTGCCCTTCGCCGTGCGCTGCCGGAACCTGACTGTGTCCAACACCCGCACTGTCCTGCTCACCCCCGAGATCTATGTCAGCCAGAACGTGTACGAGCAGCTGGTGGAGCTGATGCTGGAGGCGCTGCGGGGGGCGC ACTTCGAGGATGTGACTGAGTTTCTCGAGTTGGTGATTGAGGCCTTGACGATGGACGAGGAGGTGCGGACCTTCGGGGAGGTCATGGTTCCCGTGTTTGACATCGTTTTGGGCAGGATCAAGGACCTGGACCTCTGCCAGATCCTGCTGTACACATATCTTGATGTGCTGCTCTACTTCACCAAGCAGAAGGACATTGCCAAG GTGTTTGCAGGCTACATCCAGCCCAAGGATCCCAGCAATGGACAGATGTACCAGAAGACTTTGCTGGGCACTATTTTAAACATCTCCTGCTTGCTAAGGAcccctggtctggtggagagcCATGGTTACTTCCTGAACCCATCAAGGTCCAGCCCACAGGAGATCAAAGTGCAGGAATCCAATATCCACCAG TTCATGGCCCAGTTCCACGAGAAGATCTATCAGCTGCTGAAGAACCTGCTGCAGTTGTCTCCAGAGACAAAGCACAGGATCCTGTCTTGGCTGGGAAACTGCCTGCACGCCAATGCAGGCCGCACCAAGATCTGGGCTAACCAGATGCCGGAGATCTTCTTCCAGATGTATGCCTCAGATGCCTTCTTCCTCAACCTGGgagctgccctcctcaagctgtgccagccctTCTGCAAACCCAGCTCCCCACGGCTGCTCACCTTCAACCCCACCTACTGTGCCCTCAAGGAGCTGAACGAGGAGGAGCGGAGGAGCAAGAATGTGCACATGAAAG GTTTGGAGAAGGAGACGTGCCTGATCCCCACCACAGGCGAGCAGGAGCCCGAGTTTGCAAACAGCTACAACCTGGTGACAGAGAACCTGGTCCTCACGCAGTACACCTTGCACTTGGGCTTCCACAG GTTGCATGACCAGATGGTCAAGATAAACCAAAGCCTTCACCGCCTGCAAGTAGCGTGGCGAgaagcccagcagagctccagccccGCTGCCGACGGCCTCAGGGAGCAGTTTGAGCGCCTGATGACCATCTACCTGTCCACCAAGACTGCAATGACAGAGCCACAGATGCTGCAGAACTGCCTGAACCTGCAGGTGtccatggcagtgctgctggtgcagctggCCCTGGGGAACCACGGGACAGAGCCACTCCCACTCAGCTTTCCGCTGCCAGAGGTGCACCACAGCGCCTTGGCCTACGTGCCAG AATTCTTTGCTGATAACTTGGGTGACTTCTTCATTTTCCTGCGGCGTTTTGCTGACGACATCTTGGAGACTTCAGCTGATTCTCTGGAGCACATCCTCCACTTTGTTACCGTGTTCATGGGTGACGTGGACAG GATGAAGAACCCTCATCTGCGagccaagctggcagaggtCTTGGAAGCTGTGATGCCTCACTTAGACCCGGCGCAGAGCCCGCTCGTCTCAAGCGTGTTCCACCGCAAGCGCGTGTTCTGCTCCTACCCGAACGCCGCCCAGCTGGCCGAGGCGCTCATCCGCGTCTTCGTGGATATCGAGTTCACCG GTGACCCACACCAGTTTGAGCAGAAGTTCAACTACCGCCGGCCCATGTACCCCATCCTGCGGTACATGTGGGGCACCGACGCCTACCGCCAGAGCATCAAG GCACTGGCTGATTATGCCTCCGAGAACCTGGAGGCCATGAACCCTCCACTCTTCCTCCGCTTCCTCAACCTGCTGATGAATGATGCCATTTTCCTGCTGGATGAAGCCATACAG TACCTCAGCAAGATTAAAGTCCAGCAGATTGAGAAGGACCGTGGCGAGTGGGATGGGCTGTCACAGGAGGCTCGCCGCGAGAAGGAGTCGAGCCTGCAGATGTTTGGGCAGCTGGCACGCTTCCACAACATCATGTCCAACGAGACCATTGGCACGCTGGCCTTCCTCACCTCGG AAATCAAGTCCCTGTTTGTGCACCCTTTCCTGGCTGAGCGCATCATCTCCATGCTCAACTACTTCCTGCAACACCTGGTTGGGCCTAAAATGGGAGCTCTGAAAGTCAAGGACTTCAGCGAGTTTGACTTCAAGCCTCAGCAGCTTGTGTCTGACATCTGCACCATCTACCTGAACCTTGG GGACGAGGAGAACTTCTGTGCCACGGTGCCCAAGGACGGCCGCTCCTACTCACCGATGCTCTTTGCCCAGACCGTCCGGGTTCTGAAGAAGATCAACAAGCCTGGCAACATGATAGTGTCCTTCAGTCACCTGGCTGAGAGGATCAAG TCTCTTGCAGAccgccagcagcaggaggaggagacgTATGCTGACGCCTGTGATGAGTTCCTGGATCCCATCATGAGCACCCTCATgtcagaccctgtgattctgCCCTCCTCCCGTGTCACTGTGGACCGGTCGACAATAGCCCGGCACCTCCTCAG TGACCAGACAGATCCTTTCAACCGGAGCCCTCTCACTATGGACCAGATCAGACCAAACACAGAGCTCAAAGAGAAAATCCAGCAGTGGCTtgcagaaagaaagaagcagaaggaggagcaggaggagacacTGGATTGA